From a single Parambassis ranga chromosome 2, fParRan2.1, whole genome shotgun sequence genomic region:
- the atp7b gene encoding copper-transporting ATPase 2 isoform X2, with translation MQDNGEQGFDNLAYEHGSQGDHFPPKTCSRACFKLLGLTSEHQARAIKARLCSLTGVVSVICSAPLHLAKVDYDTSVTTTRDIALELRGLGYLNVEAAVRIKVDGMHCRSCIQSIEGHVGELSGVLHVWVSLQESAALVVFHPLLVTHQELRDKIESMGFEAALLSEDPSGGDIAYWQGGASARTVTVWIVGMTCSSCVQSIEGRISQMAGVQSIVVSLKEEKGTITFDPSLTDPGRLRTAIEDMGFDALLKEPIRSSQSHEKFRPAGSGIPDLPDSQSLSRAGVINGARSQATMASSSAMKVQKCFICIKGMTCASCVANIERHLLKHKGIMSVLVSLMAGKAEVKYDSGVTDAASVTRLIKDLGFGADLIEDNAVTNGKLDLAISGMTCASCVHNIESKLMTTKGILGASVSLATQKGHFQFDPEVIGARDVMKIIQNLGFEASLVKAGLKNNLDHAEDIQQWKNSFLLSLVFGIPAMALMIYMMVMGSQHQEHGGGSMPFEQNLLPGLSLLNLAFFLLCTPVQIFGGRYFYIQAYRSLKHRTANMDVLIVLATTIAYVYSCVVLVFAMAEHAVQSPVTFFDTPPMLFVFIALGRWLEHIAKSKTSEALAKLMSLQATDATVVTLGPDHTIVSEEQVVVDLVQRGDVVKVTPGGKFPVDGKVIEGSSMVDESLITGEPMPVTKKLGSLVIAGSINARGALLVEATHVGAETTLSQIVKLVEEAQTSKAPIQQFADKLSGYFVPFIVFVSILTLVAWLAIGFVNFDIVKENFPGYNKNISKAEVIVRFAFQASITVLSIACPCSLGLATPTAVMVGTGVGAQNGILIKGGEPLEMAHKIKVVMFDKTGTITNGVPQVTRVLVLWEMARMPLRKILAVVGTAEASSEHPLGMAVAKHCKEELGAEVLGYCQDFQAVPGCGISCRVSSVEHLLLLQEREEHFLLPGTTTEESSLQSAEETTSAVKGSSYSVLIGNREWMRRNGHHIGADVDAAMSSHETKGQTAILVAIDGVLCAMLAIADTVKAESALAVHTLNSMGVEVVMITGDNRRTAKAIAAQVGIRRVFAEVLPSHKVAKVQELQERGLRVAMVGDGVNDSPALARADVGIAIGTGTDVAIEAADIVLIRNDLLDVVASIELSKKTVHRIRINFVFALIYNLLGIPIAAGVFMPVGVVLQPWMGSAAMAASSLSVVLSSLLLKLYKKTSAELYEVRARGHMKSLRSSQISTHLGADSRRRSPAIPSREQLSQSSATPPILSGQGPPVNTPQEPDRRSLLDHQTAGNLK, from the exons ATGCAG GACAATGGCGAACAAGGCTTCGACAACCTGGCCTACGAGCACGGGAGCCAGGGCGACCACTTTCCACCCAAAACCTGCTCCAGAGCCTGTTTTAAACTCCTTGGACTCACCTCCGAGCACCAGGCCCGAGCGATCAAAGCCAGGCTCTGCAGCCTGACCGGGGttgtttctgtcatttgttCCGCTCCCTTACATTTGGCCAAGGTGGACTATGACACGTCGGTCACCACGACCAGAGACATCGCCCTGGAGCTCCGCGGTTTGGGATACTTGAACGTCGAGGCTGCCGTGCGAATCAAAGTGGACGGCATGCACTGCCGATCCTGCATACAGTCCATCGAGGGCCACGTCGGAGAGCTGTCAGGGGTTTTGCACGTTTGGGTGTCTCTTCAAGAGAGCGCGGCATTGGTTGTGTTTCATCCTCTCCTGGTTACACACCAGGAGCTGAGAGATAAGATCGAGAGCATGGGGTTCGAGGCCGCGTTATTATCCGAGGATCCATCAGGAGGAGATATAGCCTACTGGCAAGGGGGTGCGTCCGCCCGGACAGTGACTGTTTGGATTGTAGGGATGACTTGCAGCTCGTGTGTGCAGTCCATAGAGGGGAGGATTTCACAGATGGCGGGGGTGCAGTCCATTGTGGTGTCGCTTAAAGAAGAAAAGGGGACCATAACCTTTGACCCCAGTCTGACGGATCCGGGACGCCTCAGGACAGCTATTGAGGACATGGGATTTGACGCATTACTCAAAG AACCAATAAGGAGCTCCCAGAGTCATGAAAAGTTCAGGCCTGCCGGCTCTGGAATTCCTGACCTTCCTGACTCGCAGTCGCTAAGCAGGGCGGGAGTAATTAACGGCGCCAGATCACAGGCAACCATGGCGAGCTCTTCTGCGATGAAAGTACAGAAATGCTTTATCTGCATAAAAGGCATGACCTGTGCCTCCTGTGTGGCCAACATCGAAAGACAcctcctgaaacacaagg GTATCATGTCTGTGTTGGTATCACTGATGGCTGGGAAGGCGGAGGTGAAGTACGATTCGGGCGTCACGGACGCCGCCTCTGTGACTCGGCTCATAAAGGACTTGGGCTTCGGTGCCGATCTGATAGAAGACAACGCCGTGACCAACGGGAAGCTGGACCTCGCG ATATCGGGGATGACGTGTGCGTCGTGCGTCCACAACATCGAGTCCAAGCTCATGACGACCAAAGGAATTCTCGGCGCCTCGGTCTCCCTGGCAACCCAAAAAGGACACTTCCAGTTTGACCCAGAGGTTATCGGAGCTCGAGATGTCATGAAGATCATTCAG AACCTTGGATTCGAGGCCAGTCTGGTGAAGGCGGGTTTGAAGAACAACCTCGATCACGCGGAAGATATTCAACA GTGGAAGAACTCCTTTTTGCTCAGCCTCGTTTTCGGGATCCCCGCCATGGCTCTTATGATCTACATGATGGTGATGGGCAGTCAGCACCAGGAACACGGTGGTGGCTCCATGCCTTTCGAGCAGAACCTGCTGCCGGGCCTGTCCCTTCTCAACCTGGCCTTTTTCTTGCTCTGCACCCCCGTGCAG ATCTTTGGAGGCCGGTACTTCTACATCCAGGCGTACCGCTCCCTGAAACACCGCACAGCCAACATGGACGTGCTGATCGTGTTGGCCACCACCATAGCCTACGTTTACTCCTGCGTGGTACTCGTCTTCGCCATGGCCGAACACGCTGTCCAGAGCCCCGTCACTTTTTTCGACACCCCGCCGATGCTCTTTGTGTTCATCGCTTTGGGGCGATGGCTGGAGCACATCGCAAAG AGTAAAACATCCGAGGCTTTGGCCAAACTGATGTCTCTTCAAGCCACCGATGCCACAGTGGTCACTTTAGGACCAGATCACACGATCGTCAG CGAGGAGCAGGTGGTGGTGGACCTGGTCCAGCGGGGCGACGTCGTGAAGGTCACGCCTGGAGGAAAGTTTCCAGTGGATGGGAAAGTGATCGAGGGAAGCTCAATGGTCGACGAATCCTTAATCACAG GAGAACCGATGCCCGTCACCAAGAAGTTGGGGAGTCTGGTTATCGCTGGATCCATCAACGCTCGCGGCGCACTCCTGGTGGAGGCCACCCACGTTGGCGCGGAGACCACTCTGTCTCAGATTGTCAAACTGGTAGAAGAAGCCCAAACCTCAAAG GCCCCCATCCAGCAGTTTGCGGACAAGCTCAGTGGTTACTTCGTACCGTTCATCGTGTTTGTTTCCATTCTCACGCTGGTGGCCTGGCTGGCCATCGGTTTTGTCAACTTTGACATCGTGAAGGAGAACTTCCCA GGTTACAACAAGAACATCTCCAAGGCCGAGGTCATCGTCCGCTTCGCGTTTCAGGCCTCCATCACCGTCCTGTCCATCGCCTGCCCCTGCTCTCTAGGTCTGGCGACTCCGACAGCCGTCATGGTGGGCACGGGTGTTGGCGCTCAGAACGGGATCCTCATCAAAGGAGGCGAGCCGCTGGAAATGGCTCACAAG ATCAAGGTTGTGATGTTCGATAAGACCGGCACCATCACCAACGGGGTGCCACAGGTGACTCGGGTGCTGGTGCTGTGGGAGATGGCCCGCATGCCCCTGAGGAAGATCCTGGCGGTGGTCGGCACGGCGGAGGCGAGCAGCGAGCACCCGCTCGGCATGGCTGTCGCCAAGCACTGCAAAGAG GAGCTGGGAGCCGAAGTCCTCGGCTACTGCCAGGACTTCCAGGCGGTGCCCGGGTGTGGGATCAGCTGCCGGGTGTCCAGCGTGgaacacctgctgctgctgcaagagAGGGAGGAGCATTTCCTGCTGCCGGGGACCACTACTGAGGAGAGCAGCCTGCAGTCTGCTGAGGAGACCACGTCTGCAG TTAAGGGGTCATCTTACTCTGTCCTGATTGGGAATAGAGAGTGGATGCGGAGGAACGGTCATCACATTGGAGCAGACGTTGACGCCGCCATGTCGAGCCACGAAACCAAAGGACAGACGGCCATACTTGTGGCAATTGACG GGGTTCTGTGTGCCATGCTAGCCATAGCGGACACAGTGAAGGCAGAGTCGGCATTAGCGGTGCACACGCTGAACAGCATGGGCGTGGAGGTGGTAATGATAACCGGAGACAACAGGCGGACAGCTAAAGCCATAGCTGCGCAGGTGGGGATCAGGAGGGTGTTCGCGGAGGTCCTGCCGTCGCATAAGGTGGCGAAAgttcaggagctgcaggagcgaGGACTGAGGGTGGCCATGGTGGGAGACGGTGTCAACGACTCGCCTGCTCTTGCCCGCGCGGACGTCGGCATCGCCATCGGCACGGGCACCGATGTGGCCATCGAGGCAGCCGACATCGTCCTGATCCGG AACGACCTGCTGGATGTGGTCGCCAGCATCGAGCTGTCCAAGAAGACAGTGCACAGGATCAGGATCAACTTTGTCTTTGCTCTGATCTACAACCTTCTAGGAATACCCATTGCTGCAG GTGTGTTCATGCCGGTCGGCGTGGTGCTCCAACCGTGGATGGGCTCGGCCGCAATGGCCGCCTCGTCTCTTTCGGTGGTCCTgtcttcactgctgctgaaacT GTATAAGAAAACTTCGGCGGAACTGTATGAGGTCCGAGCGCGAGGCCACATGAAGAGCCTTCGCTCGTCTCAGATCAGCACACATCTTGGTGCGGACAGTCGCCGCCGCAGCCCCGCAATACCCTCTCGGGAGCAGCTAAGTCAGAGCAGTGCGACCCCACCCATCCTCTCTGGCCAGGGGCCGCCAGTCAACACACCACAGGAGCCAGACCGACGATCCTTACTGGACCACCAGACTGCAGGGAACCTCAAATAA
- the atp7b gene encoding copper-transporting ATPase 2 isoform X1: MFTSKSTRSLSKYESKSESTLLPPCSMEQIGMVECKPSCASSARSAGSNRSLCAPEKLQDNGEQGFDNLAYEHGSQGDHFPPKTCSRACFKLLGLTSEHQARAIKARLCSLTGVVSVICSAPLHLAKVDYDTSVTTTRDIALELRGLGYLNVEAAVRIKVDGMHCRSCIQSIEGHVGELSGVLHVWVSLQESAALVVFHPLLVTHQELRDKIESMGFEAALLSEDPSGGDIAYWQGGASARTVTVWIVGMTCSSCVQSIEGRISQMAGVQSIVVSLKEEKGTITFDPSLTDPGRLRTAIEDMGFDALLKEPIRSSQSHEKFRPAGSGIPDLPDSQSLSRAGVINGARSQATMASSSAMKVQKCFICIKGMTCASCVANIERHLLKHKGIMSVLVSLMAGKAEVKYDSGVTDAASVTRLIKDLGFGADLIEDNAVTNGKLDLAISGMTCASCVHNIESKLMTTKGILGASVSLATQKGHFQFDPEVIGARDVMKIIQNLGFEASLVKAGLKNNLDHAEDIQQWKNSFLLSLVFGIPAMALMIYMMVMGSQHQEHGGGSMPFEQNLLPGLSLLNLAFFLLCTPVQIFGGRYFYIQAYRSLKHRTANMDVLIVLATTIAYVYSCVVLVFAMAEHAVQSPVTFFDTPPMLFVFIALGRWLEHIAKSKTSEALAKLMSLQATDATVVTLGPDHTIVSEEQVVVDLVQRGDVVKVTPGGKFPVDGKVIEGSSMVDESLITGEPMPVTKKLGSLVIAGSINARGALLVEATHVGAETTLSQIVKLVEEAQTSKAPIQQFADKLSGYFVPFIVFVSILTLVAWLAIGFVNFDIVKENFPGYNKNISKAEVIVRFAFQASITVLSIACPCSLGLATPTAVMVGTGVGAQNGILIKGGEPLEMAHKIKVVMFDKTGTITNGVPQVTRVLVLWEMARMPLRKILAVVGTAEASSEHPLGMAVAKHCKEELGAEVLGYCQDFQAVPGCGISCRVSSVEHLLLLQEREEHFLLPGTTTEESSLQSAEETTSAVKGSSYSVLIGNREWMRRNGHHIGADVDAAMSSHETKGQTAILVAIDGVLCAMLAIADTVKAESALAVHTLNSMGVEVVMITGDNRRTAKAIAAQVGIRRVFAEVLPSHKVAKVQELQERGLRVAMVGDGVNDSPALARADVGIAIGTGTDVAIEAADIVLIRNDLLDVVASIELSKKTVHRIRINFVFALIYNLLGIPIAAGVFMPVGVVLQPWMGSAAMAASSLSVVLSSLLLKLYKKTSAELYEVRARGHMKSLRSSQISTHLGADSRRRSPAIPSREQLSQSSATPPILSGQGPPVNTPQEPDRRSLLDHQTAGNLK, translated from the exons ATGTTTACCTCCAAGTCCACCAGAAGCCTCTCCAAGTATGAGTCCAAGTCAGAGTCTACGCTGCTGCCGCCATGCTCCATGGAGCAGATCGGCATGGTGGAGTGTAAACCAAGCTGCGCCTCCAGCGCGCGCTCGGCTGGGAGCAACAGGAGCCTCTGTGCGCCAGAAAAGTTACAG GACAATGGCGAACAAGGCTTCGACAACCTGGCCTACGAGCACGGGAGCCAGGGCGACCACTTTCCACCCAAAACCTGCTCCAGAGCCTGTTTTAAACTCCTTGGACTCACCTCCGAGCACCAGGCCCGAGCGATCAAAGCCAGGCTCTGCAGCCTGACCGGGGttgtttctgtcatttgttCCGCTCCCTTACATTTGGCCAAGGTGGACTATGACACGTCGGTCACCACGACCAGAGACATCGCCCTGGAGCTCCGCGGTTTGGGATACTTGAACGTCGAGGCTGCCGTGCGAATCAAAGTGGACGGCATGCACTGCCGATCCTGCATACAGTCCATCGAGGGCCACGTCGGAGAGCTGTCAGGGGTTTTGCACGTTTGGGTGTCTCTTCAAGAGAGCGCGGCATTGGTTGTGTTTCATCCTCTCCTGGTTACACACCAGGAGCTGAGAGATAAGATCGAGAGCATGGGGTTCGAGGCCGCGTTATTATCCGAGGATCCATCAGGAGGAGATATAGCCTACTGGCAAGGGGGTGCGTCCGCCCGGACAGTGACTGTTTGGATTGTAGGGATGACTTGCAGCTCGTGTGTGCAGTCCATAGAGGGGAGGATTTCACAGATGGCGGGGGTGCAGTCCATTGTGGTGTCGCTTAAAGAAGAAAAGGGGACCATAACCTTTGACCCCAGTCTGACGGATCCGGGACGCCTCAGGACAGCTATTGAGGACATGGGATTTGACGCATTACTCAAAG AACCAATAAGGAGCTCCCAGAGTCATGAAAAGTTCAGGCCTGCCGGCTCTGGAATTCCTGACCTTCCTGACTCGCAGTCGCTAAGCAGGGCGGGAGTAATTAACGGCGCCAGATCACAGGCAACCATGGCGAGCTCTTCTGCGATGAAAGTACAGAAATGCTTTATCTGCATAAAAGGCATGACCTGTGCCTCCTGTGTGGCCAACATCGAAAGACAcctcctgaaacacaagg GTATCATGTCTGTGTTGGTATCACTGATGGCTGGGAAGGCGGAGGTGAAGTACGATTCGGGCGTCACGGACGCCGCCTCTGTGACTCGGCTCATAAAGGACTTGGGCTTCGGTGCCGATCTGATAGAAGACAACGCCGTGACCAACGGGAAGCTGGACCTCGCG ATATCGGGGATGACGTGTGCGTCGTGCGTCCACAACATCGAGTCCAAGCTCATGACGACCAAAGGAATTCTCGGCGCCTCGGTCTCCCTGGCAACCCAAAAAGGACACTTCCAGTTTGACCCAGAGGTTATCGGAGCTCGAGATGTCATGAAGATCATTCAG AACCTTGGATTCGAGGCCAGTCTGGTGAAGGCGGGTTTGAAGAACAACCTCGATCACGCGGAAGATATTCAACA GTGGAAGAACTCCTTTTTGCTCAGCCTCGTTTTCGGGATCCCCGCCATGGCTCTTATGATCTACATGATGGTGATGGGCAGTCAGCACCAGGAACACGGTGGTGGCTCCATGCCTTTCGAGCAGAACCTGCTGCCGGGCCTGTCCCTTCTCAACCTGGCCTTTTTCTTGCTCTGCACCCCCGTGCAG ATCTTTGGAGGCCGGTACTTCTACATCCAGGCGTACCGCTCCCTGAAACACCGCACAGCCAACATGGACGTGCTGATCGTGTTGGCCACCACCATAGCCTACGTTTACTCCTGCGTGGTACTCGTCTTCGCCATGGCCGAACACGCTGTCCAGAGCCCCGTCACTTTTTTCGACACCCCGCCGATGCTCTTTGTGTTCATCGCTTTGGGGCGATGGCTGGAGCACATCGCAAAG AGTAAAACATCCGAGGCTTTGGCCAAACTGATGTCTCTTCAAGCCACCGATGCCACAGTGGTCACTTTAGGACCAGATCACACGATCGTCAG CGAGGAGCAGGTGGTGGTGGACCTGGTCCAGCGGGGCGACGTCGTGAAGGTCACGCCTGGAGGAAAGTTTCCAGTGGATGGGAAAGTGATCGAGGGAAGCTCAATGGTCGACGAATCCTTAATCACAG GAGAACCGATGCCCGTCACCAAGAAGTTGGGGAGTCTGGTTATCGCTGGATCCATCAACGCTCGCGGCGCACTCCTGGTGGAGGCCACCCACGTTGGCGCGGAGACCACTCTGTCTCAGATTGTCAAACTGGTAGAAGAAGCCCAAACCTCAAAG GCCCCCATCCAGCAGTTTGCGGACAAGCTCAGTGGTTACTTCGTACCGTTCATCGTGTTTGTTTCCATTCTCACGCTGGTGGCCTGGCTGGCCATCGGTTTTGTCAACTTTGACATCGTGAAGGAGAACTTCCCA GGTTACAACAAGAACATCTCCAAGGCCGAGGTCATCGTCCGCTTCGCGTTTCAGGCCTCCATCACCGTCCTGTCCATCGCCTGCCCCTGCTCTCTAGGTCTGGCGACTCCGACAGCCGTCATGGTGGGCACGGGTGTTGGCGCTCAGAACGGGATCCTCATCAAAGGAGGCGAGCCGCTGGAAATGGCTCACAAG ATCAAGGTTGTGATGTTCGATAAGACCGGCACCATCACCAACGGGGTGCCACAGGTGACTCGGGTGCTGGTGCTGTGGGAGATGGCCCGCATGCCCCTGAGGAAGATCCTGGCGGTGGTCGGCACGGCGGAGGCGAGCAGCGAGCACCCGCTCGGCATGGCTGTCGCCAAGCACTGCAAAGAG GAGCTGGGAGCCGAAGTCCTCGGCTACTGCCAGGACTTCCAGGCGGTGCCCGGGTGTGGGATCAGCTGCCGGGTGTCCAGCGTGgaacacctgctgctgctgcaagagAGGGAGGAGCATTTCCTGCTGCCGGGGACCACTACTGAGGAGAGCAGCCTGCAGTCTGCTGAGGAGACCACGTCTGCAG TTAAGGGGTCATCTTACTCTGTCCTGATTGGGAATAGAGAGTGGATGCGGAGGAACGGTCATCACATTGGAGCAGACGTTGACGCCGCCATGTCGAGCCACGAAACCAAAGGACAGACGGCCATACTTGTGGCAATTGACG GGGTTCTGTGTGCCATGCTAGCCATAGCGGACACAGTGAAGGCAGAGTCGGCATTAGCGGTGCACACGCTGAACAGCATGGGCGTGGAGGTGGTAATGATAACCGGAGACAACAGGCGGACAGCTAAAGCCATAGCTGCGCAGGTGGGGATCAGGAGGGTGTTCGCGGAGGTCCTGCCGTCGCATAAGGTGGCGAAAgttcaggagctgcaggagcgaGGACTGAGGGTGGCCATGGTGGGAGACGGTGTCAACGACTCGCCTGCTCTTGCCCGCGCGGACGTCGGCATCGCCATCGGCACGGGCACCGATGTGGCCATCGAGGCAGCCGACATCGTCCTGATCCGG AACGACCTGCTGGATGTGGTCGCCAGCATCGAGCTGTCCAAGAAGACAGTGCACAGGATCAGGATCAACTTTGTCTTTGCTCTGATCTACAACCTTCTAGGAATACCCATTGCTGCAG GTGTGTTCATGCCGGTCGGCGTGGTGCTCCAACCGTGGATGGGCTCGGCCGCAATGGCCGCCTCGTCTCTTTCGGTGGTCCTgtcttcactgctgctgaaacT GTATAAGAAAACTTCGGCGGAACTGTATGAGGTCCGAGCGCGAGGCCACATGAAGAGCCTTCGCTCGTCTCAGATCAGCACACATCTTGGTGCGGACAGTCGCCGCCGCAGCCCCGCAATACCCTCTCGGGAGCAGCTAAGTCAGAGCAGTGCGACCCCACCCATCCTCTCTGGCCAGGGGCCGCCAGTCAACACACCACAGGAGCCAGACCGACGATCCTTACTGGACCACCAGACTGCAGGGAACCTCAAATAA
- the LOC114432133 gene encoding leucine-rich repeat-containing protein 3-like has translation MLLLLWMISATVHTCPKICHCMDRHGMVVQCISRNLEIIPSNLPKDTVVLLLSSNRIRHIPKEAFADLHRLRELDLSYNALESMEVGAFQGISDSLRTLDLSNNHLRSLPRDTFGELRARVRLFRNPWHCECSLQEVLRELRLDPETANKVSCYTSVREEYVGQPVIHVLDSGINFCNFHHKTTDVAMFVAMFCWFSMVTAYIVYYIRHNQEDARRHLEYLKSLPSTSHVSKDYDTASSVF, from the coding sequence atgctgctcctcctgtggaTGATTTCTGCCACCGTGCACACCTGCCCGAAGATATGCCACTGCATGGACAGGCAcggcatggtggtgcagtgcATCTCGCGCAACTTGGAGATCATCCCGTCGAATCTGCCTAAGGACACCGTGGTGCTCTTGCTCTCGTCCAACCGGATCAGGCACATCCCGAAGGAGGCCTTCGCAGACCTCCACCGCCTCAGGGAACTTGACTTGTCCTACAACGCCCTAGAGAGCATGGAGGTCGGGGCCTTTCAGGGGATTTCTGACAGCCTGCGCACGCTGGATCTTTCCAACAACCACCTGCGAAGCCTCCCAAGGGACACCTTCGGCGAGCTTCGCGCCCGAGTCCGCCTCTTCCGCAACCCCTGGCACTGCGAGTGCTCCTTGCAAGAAGTTCTTAGGGAGCTGAGGCTGGACCCCGAGACGGCGAACAAGGTCAGCTGCTACACGTCCGTGCGCGAGGAATACGTGGGCCAGCCGGTGATCCACGTCCTGGACTCCGGAATTAACTTTTGCAACTTCCACCACAAGACGACGGACGTGGCCATGTTCGTGGCCATGTTCTGTTGGTTCTCCATGGTAACGGCTTACATTGTTTACTACATCAGGCACAACCAGGAGGATGCCAGGAGGCACTTGGAGTACCTCAAGTCCCTGCCCAGCACCTCCCACGTCAGCAAGGACTACGACACAGCCAGCAGCGTGTTCTAG